Below is a genomic region from Billgrantia tianxiuensis.
GCTGCCAGCCTGCTGTGGACAGCATCAGATCGATAGCGTCCGGTTCATCGACATGCTCAACGAGGAGGGCGCAGTATCATTGGTAACAGTGAGTGAAGGTGATGTCTGCCTATTGACGGCATCGAAAAAAGATAGAAATTAAAAGAAGGGCTAAAAAGAAGCCAATATTCGTCTAGTGTATTAGAGGTTCAGCATGGCCAAAGTGTAGATCCGCTGGTCACTAATTGCCTTGGCATAGATCTCGTGGAGCCTGGTGTAGTCATCCGGCATCTTTTCGTGCATGCCGGTGGCCTCGAAGCGTGCAAGAGTGTGGCGTGTCTCGCAGACCAGCCGTTCGAGCTCCTCAATGACATGCTGATATTCAGTTGCGGTCATGACAAACTCCATTGCCGCGGATGAGTCGGCGACAATAAAAGACCAGTGGGGCCTCCCTGCATCCAAGGATTACAACTAGAGGGAGACCAGCCATTAGGATATCAAGATAGCTTTATGGCCAACTCTCTTGAAAAAAATTTAGAACTCATTACTTTATCGACAAAGAGTGGATCGTAAAAGGCGATTCTATCCAGTACCTCAGCCTCCTCCCGATCAAAATTGACTTCCGTTCTTGGACCATTATCACTCTTGTTAGGATTGTGATGCTGGCCTGCAATTTCCTTGTGACGGCGCTCAGCCATTGCTTTGTCAGCAAGACTCAGCCCTAACCTCTCTCCTATTGAGCAAGTCAAATCGAAGTCATTGAAATCGCTAGCCGATGCCCACACATACTCCTTCCCTACATCTTGATAGATTGCTTCAGCTTGCAATTGCCGATAAAACGAATCCAACACACCCCAATAACACAGCTGATAATCAGTCAACCCGGCCGGCTTGAATATAGGAAGACTTCCAGGGTAGGACGGATCAGAAGAAAAATGCTGACCCATTTTGGTTCGCATGGGGAAACTTCCACGCTTATACAAGCTACCAGCAACTTTTCTAAATTCACGATTGAGAAAAATCAACTTAGGAAAGAAGCCCATCCTAGCCAAGGGAATAAAAAAACCCTTGCCGAAAACATTGCTCGTCTCAACATAGTTCTTCTCCTTATAACCTTCCACTGTTTTTATTTTATTTTTCAAGAAGGCGACGGCATGGCGAGGATCCTTTTTTACATCAGGAAGCGCTCTTGCATAATTGGGTTCTGGCTCATGCTCACTACGTGTATCGGCAAAAATCTTGAACACTTCCGTCAACATGGTGGTTCCAGTCCGCCCATGCGTTATAGTGAAAATCACATTCTTGTCTTGGAAGTTCATACGTCAGACCCATCAATCTTTTTTACCGGTTTTGCTGGACGGCCCGCAACGATCGTATTAGCCGGTACATCTCTGGTCACCAGACTGCCAGCAGCTACAACTGCGTTCTCACCGATATGGACCGGCCCCAGCACTGTCACATCGGAACCCAACCAAACGCCCCTTTCCAGCACAATATCCCGGCCGCTATCGGGAACGGCCTTCAACCGCCTCATACCGGTTTCCCTGTAGTCATGTGTTCCTGTCAGGAGCATGCAACGATGTCCGAAAAAACAGTCCTCCTTGATGGTGACATGCCCCGAACGCGTGTTTATCAGGAGATCATTAATGGGTATCGTAGCCCTATCAATATGCAAGCGGTTACGATCCCCCCAGACCTTCGGATGACTCATGTCCAAAACGGAAATGTAGGGCATGAGCAGCTTGGCCAAGGCCTCGAGCTCTTTTTTCTTTGCTGTTCGCAACAGAGTGAGAAACTGGCTTTCTCCGCTCGTATCCTCTTGGGCCGTGCTCTCGACAGCCTCGCGGCTTGCAGTCTCGTTCTGAATCTTAAGCATCGAAGGTTACCTCAGCAGATCATCCAGCATCGACGATATTGAGTCATCACCCTTTCCCTTGGCATCCGCTTCGGAGAAGTTGTCGGCCATATCAAGCCCTTCCTCTAGAGGGTTTAATTTTTTTCTTATCCCCATAGCCTGCAAGTAATTTGATGCGTAAATTTCATCAAACCTTCTCAATGTTACATAAGCCATGTCACGTATAGAAAAAACTGTGTGCAAAAGGAAAGCAAGCTTCTTGAGCTGTGCCTCCTGCATCACGTCCATGCGCTCGTGACTTGGCAGAAACAGAGCATCAGCCGCCACCAACTCCGTCGCCTGTCGCTGCTCCGAAGGTACGTCGTCGGGCAGGTAACAGCTATACTGCATATCGTTGAAGCGGTAGAAACGGAACCCGTGACGCGCCATCCAATGCTGCGCTTCAGCGAGATTGGGTTGGCGCTTGTGAGTAGGCTGAAACGCGATACGCACTTGGATCAATAGCGTGTCTTTCAAGGCGTTTTCGCCATTCTCCAAGACAGCCATTGCATCGTTAAGATCGTCCAGAATCAGCCAATCCAGACTTTCCAAGCCTTCAATGCTATCAAGCGCAATGGTATTGATAGGCAGTGTGGCGAGCACTTGTGCGCCTTGGCGCTTGCCTTCCGGTAGTTGCTCTGGTGGCAGTGGCGCCAGCGTACTGCTCATCTCGGGGTCCAGGCAAGCATACAGCGTAGCTGGCTGACCATCACCCAACACCGCATGAGGGAATAGTTGTACGTCATCGCTACCTTCAAAGCGACTGGGATTTTCGACACGGCTGCCAGGGTCGAAAGCCACGACACCGAAAGCTTTCAGCGACAACAGCTCCTTGAACCCAC
It encodes:
- a CDS encoding acyltransferase, which produces MLKIQNETASREAVESTAQEDTSGESQFLTLLRTAKKKELEALAKLLMPYISVLDMSHPKVWGDRNRLHIDRATIPINDLLINTRSGHVTIKEDCFFGHRCMLLTGTHDYRETGMRRLKAVPDSGRDIVLERGVWLGSDVTVLGPVHIGENAVVAAGSLVTRDVPANTIVAGRPAKPVKKIDGSDV